ATATATTTCATCCCCCGTGGCAATGGCAGAGCAGAGGGTCCGCTGACAAGAGTGACTTCGGCGCCGCGGCGTTTCGCGGCAATGGCCAGCGCGTACCCCATTTTGCCCGATGAATAATTGGTGATAAAGCGGACGGGGTCGAGGGGCTCCCGCGTCGGTCCGGCCGTGACTAATATTTTTTCGCCCGTCAAGTCCTTGGCAGTTAAAATTGTTTCTATCTCCTCGACAATATCTTCGATCTCCGGTAAGCGACCGGCGCCTGCGGCTTTACAGGCCAATTCACCGTAGGCCGGCGCCAGTAAATAAAATCCCCGCGCCGCCAGTTTTTCCATATTTTCCTGAACTGACGCCTGGGCCAGCATATTGGCATTCATCGCCGGACACAGGAGCACCGGGGCTTTCGTGGCCATGACCGTCGTCGTCAGCAGATCATCGGCCAGGCCGCCGGCAATCTTGCCGATGCTGTTGGCGGTGGCGGGTGCAATCACGAGGATATCGGCATAATCAGCTAAGGAAATATGCGCCAATCCGTCTTCCTGCCAGGGGGCAAACATGTCACTGTAAACAGGCTGGCCGGAAAGGGTCTGCAAGGTAAGCGGGGTGATAAATTCCCGGGCATGAGCAGTCATGATAACCTTCACCGCCGCGCCCTGCTTGACCAGCAACCTCGTCAGGCCGGCTGCCTTGTAAGCGGCGATGCCGCCCGTGATACCCAGAACAATCTTGCTACCCCTCAACATTTCTCTGCTTGTCCCCCCGCTTTTTTTCGTATAGCCGTCTACGTTTCTGCTTGTTCGAGCTAACATAACAACAAGAGAAAACAATATCAAGATTATTTTCCCGACCAAATACTGCTTAGACCGGGTGATTGTCCGTTCCCCACAAAGTATCCCTCAATATATTGCGGTTCCGTTAAATATTGAGGCCAAATAAATCTATTATGTTTTTCTGCTCCTCATTTCTATAAATCTAACCAACTATTATTAAAAGATTAATTTAGAAAGACGATCTTTATCGGCTCTTGGCAAGCCGTTTGCTATTCCTCTTTCAAGGCCCTCTTAAGGGATAACAGTCAGATACCAGAGCAATGAAAGGAGAATGTACAATGAGAGCAATATATTCCAATTTTATAGTGGTGGCAACGGCGGCTCTGCTTGTGCTCAGCGTGCCTGCGCAAGCGTCCAGAATAGATGACCGTATCGAATCAACCGCCAAACGGTCTTATGTTTACAGGACCTACCTCCAGGGTGACGATATCAAAATCAAGTCCAGGGACGGCATTGTTACCTTGACGGGAACTGTCTCTGAAGAATCCCACAAATCATTGGCGCAGGAGACCGTAGAAGACCTTCCCGGTGTCAAGATTGTGGACAACAGATTGGAAGTCAAAGGTGAACGTCCCACTGAAAACTCGGATGCGTGGCTAAGGATGAAAGTAAAAACAATACTTTATCTCCACAGCAGTTTGAACAACGCGAATGTTGAGGTTACCGTGAAAGACGGCATCGTGGCATTGCAAGGCAATGCTTTCGACCAGGCACAAAAGGAATTAATGACTGAATACGCAAAAGATGTTCAAGGAGTGCAATCCGTCAATAATGAGATGACCGTAACACAGGCCTCGGTGAAAAAGCGGACGTTTGGCGAAAAGATTGATGACGCTTCCATCACTGCCCAGGTCAAGATAACACTGCTCTATCACTACTCGACCAGTGCCCTCAATACCAAAGTTGAGACGAAGCGTGGATTAATCACCTTATATGGTAAGGCCGGGAACGCAGCCGAAAAGGACTTGGTAACCAAGCTTGCTAACGACGTAACCGGTGTCAAGGGTGTACGGAACCTCATGACCATCAAGTAGTCAGGGA
This genomic interval from Deltaproteobacteria bacterium contains the following:
- a CDS encoding BON domain-containing protein, producing MRAIYSNFIVVATAALLVLSVPAQASRIDDRIESTAKRSYVYRTYLQGDDIKIKSRDGIVTLTGTVSEESHKSLAQETVEDLPGVKIVDNRLEVKGERPTENSDAWLRMKVKTILYLHSSLNNANVEVTVKDGIVALQGNAFDQAQKELMTEYAKDVQGVQSVNNEMTVTQASVKKRTFGEKIDDASITAQVKITLLYHYSTSALNTKVETKRGLITLYGKAGNAAEKDLVTKLANDVTGVKGVRNLMTIK
- the coaBC gene encoding bifunctional phosphopantothenoylcysteine decarboxylase/phosphopantothenate--cysteine ligase CoaBC encodes the protein MLRGSKIVLGITGGIAAYKAAGLTRLLVKQGAAVKVIMTAHAREFITPLTLQTLSGQPVYSDMFAPWQEDGLAHISLADYADILVIAPATANSIGKIAGGLADDLLTTTVMATKAPVLLCPAMNANMLAQASVQENMEKLAARGFYLLAPAYGELACKAAGAGRLPEIEDIVEEIETILTAKDLTGEKILVTAGPTREPLDPVRFITNYSSGKMGYALAIAAKRRGAEVTLVSGPSALPLPRGMKYIGVSTAVEMRDAVLENYRQSTVVIKAAAVADYRPAVRAENKIKKRDDTLLLKLERNPDIIAELGKNKGKRFLIGFAMESENLVENAASKMAKKNMDYIVANLVTKKGAGFQGDTNIVTIMGRDGIIEELPLLDKMQVADRILDKLIGRNQRSS